GAGCTCACCCGACGGAGCAGGGGTGTCGGTGTACGGCGCGTAATGCGTCGCGACGAGGATCAGCGCGACCGGCTGATCCCAGGACTCAGGGGGGATCCGCAGCGGCTGCCCCTTGTTCGACAACAGCGCCGTGGTGACGTCGTCGTCGTCGAGCTGGTAGCCACCGTCGATAGCCGATGCCACCACGGAGTGCTGCACGCCGGCACTGACAGCGATCGCGTGATCGAGCCGGGCCAGGAAGGCGGACTGGTCGTCGACGATCGAGCCGTAGCCGTCGATGACGAGCGACAAAAGCTCAGATGCCGTGTCCGCGACTGCCTGCTGGTGGTCACCGAACAACATCACGAACTGCCATGCGTCCCCGTGCGGGTGCGGGGGAAGTAGTGGTTGCCCGCCGTCCTCGAGTGTGCTCTGAAGCAGTGCCACAGATCGTGCCTTTCTGCGCGGCCCCAGCCATGTCCGGGGCGTTCAGCTGCAACGGTGCGACGGCGGGAACCAACCGTGCGAACAGCCAGCCTAGACGCGCACGACCGGCCGTGTCGTCAGTGCTCGGGAGTCAGTCGCGTCGGCGGAATCGCTCCATCCGGGCGGCTGCTGCCTCACGCCACGAGGCGCGCGTTGCGTCCTGCGTCTTCGGGCGCGGTGCTGCCGGGACCGAACGAGTCGGGCAGACGTGGTCAGCGCGGGCCGACAACCGGTGGCACTTGTCGCATTCCATCACCTCGACCGGTGTCGCCTTGCCCTTGATCTGACGGTTGAAGAACCGACCCGGTTCGCCCGAGCTCGACATCGCCTTGAAGGTCTCGAGGTCGACCTTGTAGCCGTAGCTGCGGCCGGGCGTGACGGTGCCGTCCTTGCGCTCGTACGGCTTGGTGCGCATCGTCATGACCGGATCACCACCGTCATTCGTCGTCAGGCCAACGGCCTTCACCCACTCCGAGGAAACGGTCTTCTCCGCGGCGCCCATCTTCGTCATCCCCTCGACGCGCTGCCGGGTCAGGTCGCCCGCCTCAGCCAGAGCGGTCCGCGCGCGCTGCCCCTCCAAGATCGCCTTGACCCCCTCGGAGACCTCGATCTCGGAGGAGCCGGAGAAGCCGAGGGCTTTCACGTTCCAGATGTTGCCTTCGCCGCGCACCACCCGCACCGTGCCGTGCTTGGTCGAACCATCGCTCGCGGTCACCGACAGTGGAACGTCGAAGGTGCGCGCACCGCGTTCCTTGGCGAAGCGGTGGATCGCGGTCTTGGACGGCATCCGCAGGCTGATGCCAGCGCCGGAGTAGTTCATCCGGTGCGTGCGGCGGTTTCCGGCCAGCGACCGGCCGCCGTGCATGCCGGGCGTGTTGTCATCCGGCATCACCGGGTAGTCGCCGTCGGCGTGACCGTGCTCGGCGTCGATGAAGCTGTTGGTCCACCAATCGGAGATCCGGTCGGTGGTGGTGGTCGGGATGTTCGTCGGTGTCGCGGCTGGCCGGACGTACCCCATCGAGGCCAACTGCTCGGCGCGCTCGGTGCGCCAGTTCTTGTCGACAGCATCCGATGCCGGTGCCTGGTCGGCCGCCGACAGTTCCATTCCGGCCTCGCTGGCAACGTGGCCGGCGAAGCGTCCCTTGGCGTCGTGGATGGCGCCAGACGGATCAACGGTGGTCATGAGTAACTCCTCCTCGTACGGCACTCCTGCGCCTTCTGTCCGAAGGAATGGCGGGCAGGTGCGCGACGCCAAGGACGGGCCACACCCCGAGCAGTGTCTACCGGTGTCTAGCGCACTCTAGGAAATCTAGCTAAATCTAGGTGTATATAGCGGACGATACCCATGCAATATACGGCCATCTACCGAGTTTCGTAGATGCGACACCGGCGATGGGGGAAGGATGAGCACGACCCCTTCTCCCATCGTGTGCGCGCGCCCGCGCGCGCGTAGGGGTAGTCGGCAGTGTGTGGCCTGCGTCACATTCGGTACTTTGGGTCATCTTGGGCCGAAAACAGGGCTGTTTCGTCCAAAATGAACCCCTCCGCAGCCCTTGTGTTCACGGGTTGGTTCAAAATCGCCACCCACGTTTCTGCAGGTCAGAGCCGGAAACCCTACTACTACTACTACTTTTTGATCTTTTGTACGAGGTTAGTAACGGTATAAGGGGGTACCTCCTATATGTATGGTTGTTTTCGGCAAGTAGATATATACGAATCACCCCTATAAGCACTACGTGCGCGCTGTTCAAAAGTACAAATCCTCGGACTTGTACCAATCAAACCGCTGCTGACCTGCGGAAACGCGGGGCGAAACTTTGACCCAACCGGTGACCACGATGAACAGCCGGGTGTCCGGGCCCTACCCCCGGATCTTGGACACGGGGTGTGATTACGCAGCAGGTCGCAGCGTAGCGGTGTAGCCGGTCTCGAAGGCGACCGGCGAGGTGTAGCGACACCACGAGTGGCGTCGCTTGGTGTTGTAGCGGACGAGCCATCTGAAGACCTGCCGACGGCAGGTCAGCTCGTCACTCCAGCAGGCGGCGTCTTGGAGGACTTCACGCTTCATCGTGGCGTTGAACGACTCTGCGAGGGCGTTGTCCGCGCTGGATCCGACGGCGCCCATGGACTGGGTCACGCCGAGCTTGCGGCAGAGCTTGGCGTAGGCCTTCGAGCAGTAGACCGACCTGTGGTCGCTGTGGAACACAGCGCCCTTGAGGCTGCCCCGGGTCGCGGCGGCGGCCTTGAGGGCGTCCTGGACGAGTTCGGTGCGCATGTGGTCGGCGATGGCCCACCCGGCCAGCCGACGGGAGTAGCAGTCGATCACGGTCGCCAAGTACAGGTTCGTCCCGTCGGCCAG
This is a stretch of genomic DNA from Yimella lutea. It encodes these proteins:
- a CDS encoding KTSC domain-containing protein, giving the protein MTTVDPSGAIHDAKGRFAGHVASEAGMELSAADQAPASDAVDKNWRTERAEQLASMGYVRPAATPTNIPTTTTDRISDWWTNSFIDAEHGHADGDYPVMPDDNTPGMHGGRSLAGNRRTHRMNYSGAGISLRMPSKTAIHRFAKERGARTFDVPLSVTASDGSTKHGTVRVVRGEGNIWNVKALGFSGSSEIEVSEGVKAILEGQRARTALAEAGDLTRQRVEGMTKMGAAEKTVSSEWVKAVGLTTNDGGDPVMTMRTKPYERKDGTVTPGRSYGYKVDLETFKAMSSSGEPGRFFNRQIKGKATPVEVMECDKCHRLSARADHVCPTRSVPAAPRPKTQDATRASWREAAAARMERFRRRD